Below is a window of Cyanobacteriota bacterium DNA.
ACTTCGCCAGGAGGCAATACCATGAAAGTCAGATCTTCAGTAAAGAAAATATGTAACAGTTGCAAAGTCATCAAAAGGCATGGCAGAGTCATGGTGATTTGCGAGAACCCAAAACACAAACAGAGACAAGGATAATTTAAAATATAATGGCCAGATTAGCAGGAATAGATTTACCAAACAAACGTATCGTCATAGCATTGACGTATATATACGGTATTGGATTGGGCACGTCCAAGAAACTCATCGC
It encodes the following:
- the rpmJ gene encoding 50S ribosomal protein L36; this translates as MKVRSSVKKICNSCKVIKRHGRVMVICENPKHKQRQG